A single Lolium perenne isolate Kyuss_39 chromosome 6, Kyuss_2.0, whole genome shotgun sequence DNA region contains:
- the LOC127321186 gene encoding protein FAR1-RELATED SEQUENCE 5-like: MPRGFDFWFGIDLNEPADKDFAPGSNDNEAGSSHAPPVWESTPDQGFVPRSNSNAAGTSHGGPNWENVDATGPFGPYSAGQSSDAQVDPKDTLYRGTNAGSGFQIGVTLPSEDSGEEGEVQSTPEGFSPKTPFLGMKFYTWEAALSHYNRYAHHVGFSVRIESSRKSTKDGEKDKCLFACNKMGNNSLPPTPVKIRNRAITKLADCKAKMRIKRSGARWEVTLFVEEHTHEFVEKFALKKFLRSHNKIPKEANKFIDLLSDVNLSSGRIMEIMAELYGSKQNVSYSTKTISNYSAQHSEERKIKDIPELLKYFEKLKEDDPRFYYDYKLDDDNRVENIFWVDGAARDVYKLYNDCISFDTTFMTNQYNMPCAPFIGINRYGQSIQLGCGFLRNENVANFEWLFRTFLVAMDGFHPLNIITDQDVAIRTAIEMVFPDTIHRNCRWHIMQKVQEKIGPMAAKREDLRIDFNDVIDYSVTEEEFETSWAEMIQKHDVVDNDHFKDIYDLRKCFVPAYLMKRFFPFLQTIARSEGFNAILKQYINPRESLLSFFMQYMKLQEKIDSAEDGHDFMGMDKVVRLWGDFPMEDQILQTYTLPIYNIF, translated from the coding sequence CTGGAAGCAATGACAATGAAGCTGGATCATCTCATGCTCCTCCAGTTTGGGAAAGCACTCCTGACCAAGGTTTTGTTCCTAGGAGTAATAGCAATGCTGCAGGAACATCTCATGGTGGTCCTAATTGGGAAAATGTTGATGCAACTGGGCCATTTGGTCCATATTCGGCTGGTCAGAGTAGTGATGCACAAGTCGACCCGAAGGACACTTTGTACAGAGGCACTAACGCCGGATCAGGTTTCCAGATAGGTGTGACTTTACCAAGTGAGGATAGTGGTGAGGAAGGTGAAGTTCAGTCAACACCAGAAGGGTTTTCCCCCAAGACACCATTTCTTGGCATGAAATTTTACACCTGGGAAGCTGCTCTGTCACATTACAATAGGTATGCGCATCATGTTGGCTTCTCCGTTAGGATTGAATCATCTAGGAAGTCTACAAAAGATGGAGAGAAAGACAAATGCTTGTTTGCTTGCAACAAAATGGGGAACAATTCATTACCACCTACTCCTGTCAAGATTAGAAACCGAGCTATCACAAAATTGGCAGATTGCAAGGCAAAAATGAGGATTAAAAGATCTGGTGCTAGATGGGAAGTTACTCTGTTTGTCGAGGAGCATACGCATGAATTTGTTGAGAAATTTGCTCTGAAAAAATTCTTGAGGTCGCACAACAAAATTCCAAAAGAAGCGAACAAGTTCATTGATTTGCTAAGTGATGTAAATCTCAGTTCGGGTAGGATTATGGAAATCATGGCGGAATTATATGGAAGCAAGCAGAATGTATCTTACAGTACTAAAACCATTAGCAATTACAGTGCCCAACATAGTGAAGAGCGCAAAATCAAAGACATCCCTGAGTTGTTGAAATACTTTGAGAAGCTAAAAGAGGATGATCCTAGGTTTTATTATGACTACAAGCTAGACGATGACAATAGGGTTGAGAACATCTTTTGGGTTGATGGTGCAGCCAGAGATGTGTACAAGCTGTACAATGATTGCATATCGTTTGACACAACCTTCATGACTAATCAGTATAACATGCCTTGCGCACCATTCATTGGAATCAATAGATATGGTCAGTCCATACAACTTGGTTGTGGTTTCCTGAGGAATGAGAATGTTGCGAACTTTGAGTGGCTATTCCGGACATTCTTAGTAGCAATGGATGGTTTCCACCCTCTGAACATCATTACTGACCAGGATGTAGCTATAAGGACTGCAATTGAAATGGTGTTCCCTGACACCATTCACCGGAACTGCAGATGGCATATCATGCAGAAGGTTCAGGAAAAAATTGGTCCTATGGCAGCCAAAAGAGAAGACTTGAGAATAGATTTCAATGATGTTATTGACTATAGTGTTACTGAAGAAGAATTTGAAACTAGTTGGGCAGAGATGATCCAAAAACATGATGTTGTTGATAATGATCATTTCAAGGACATCTATGATCTAAGGAAATGTTTTGTTCCTGCTTATTTGATGAAGCGCTTTTTCCCATTCTTGCAAACAATAGCTCGCAGTGAAGGGTTTAATGCTATTTTGAAGCAGTACATAAACCCACGCGAAAGCCTACTTAGTTTCTTCATGCAGTATATGAAATTACAAGAGAAGATTGATTCTGCTGAGGATGGGCATGATTTCATGGGAATGGACAAAGTTGTCAGGTTGTGGGGAGATTTTCCAATGGAGGATCAAATTTTGCAAACCTACACTCTACCCATCTACAACATTTTCTAG
- the LOC127321208 gene encoding uncharacterized protein produces MTALRRVAAAARRMPPPPSANPVPIYQQMLKKIEVMKAAPAPAEDISKTIEQMETNTRRRLQTLKFNEREIVRGLERDKPSRRRSYHLAMCFFGAAMFAAPKVAKAIT; encoded by the exons ATGACGGCGCTGCGACGTGTGGCTGCTGCGGCAAGACGGATGCCCCCGCCCCCCTCCGCCAACCCCGTGCCCATCTATCAGCAG ATGCTGAAGAAGATCGAGGTGATGAaggcggcccctgccccggcagAGGATATTTCCAAGACTATTGAACAGATGGAGACCAACACCAGGAGGCGTCTGCAGACCTTGAAGTTCAATGAGAG GGAAATAGTGCGAGGGTTGGAGCGAGATAAACCGAGCCGGCGGCGCAGTTACCACCTAGCTATGTGTTTCTTTGGTGCTGCAATGTTTGCGGCGCCGAAAGTTGCGAAAGCAATCACCTAA